The Thermoclostridium stercorarium subsp. stercorarium DSM 8532 genome contains a region encoding:
- a CDS encoding CheR family methyltransferase — MITITEQEFKQLAEYIEQNYGIHIKKEKKLILSSRLYNELVNNNCENFTQYFEFIRSDKSGKALIELVNKITTNHTFFMREADHFNYFRENVLPYLAKTVKNKDLRIWSAGCSTGQEPYTLAIIIDDFFKNEKALWDTKILATDISNKVLYEAINGIYGKDEVESLPSMWRLNYFEKLDNGNYMINNKIKKEVIFRRFNLMEKVFPFKKKFHVIFCRNVMIYFRHSTKMELINKFYDIMEYGGYLFIGHTESIPRNETGFQYILPGIYRKV; from the coding sequence GTGATTACAATAACGGAGCAGGAATTTAAACAGCTGGCGGAATATATTGAACAAAACTATGGAATTCATATAAAAAAAGAAAAAAAATTGATTTTAAGCAGCAGGTTATATAATGAACTTGTTAACAATAATTGTGAAAATTTTACACAGTATTTTGAATTTATCCGCTCTGACAAATCAGGTAAAGCATTGATAGAACTGGTGAATAAAATAACCACAAACCATACGTTTTTTATGAGGGAAGCAGATCATTTCAATTATTTCAGGGAAAACGTGCTTCCCTATCTTGCAAAAACGGTAAAGAACAAAGATTTAAGAATATGGAGCGCCGGGTGCTCAACCGGACAGGAGCCTTATACCCTTGCAATTATAATTGATGACTTCTTTAAAAACGAAAAAGCACTATGGGACACAAAAATACTTGCCACAGATATATCAAACAAAGTGCTTTACGAAGCTATAAACGGAATTTACGGCAAGGATGAGGTTGAAAGCCTTCCGTCAATGTGGAGGCTGAATTATTTCGAAAAATTGGACAACGGAAATTACATGATAAATAACAAAATTAAAAAGGAAGTTATTTTCAGAAGGTTTAACCTTATGGAAAAGGTTTTTCCGTTTAAGAAAAAATTTCACGTTATTTTTTGCCGCAATGTTATGATATATTTCAGGCATAGCACGAAAATGGAGCTCATTAACAAATTCTATGACATCATGGAATACGGCGGATACCTTTTTATCGGGCATACTGAGTCCATACCCCGTAACGAAACGGGCTTTCAGTATATTCTGCCGGGTATCTACAGAAAGGTGTGA
- a CDS encoding ISL3 family transposase, translating to MPVVDKENVIAVCIDDFAIRKRESYGTIMVDISKRQIIDMINSRDYETVCKWLKTYPNLHVVSRDGSVTYNNAIADAHPGALQISDRFHLLKNLTSYGKEYLKKKLKPQILIQAVSQETSNEGTGTIKQADENRKLTLKEKYERIEQLLAAGKCKTAICQSINMDIRAYDRLMSMTPEERESSFQTKMMTVHEEKVKQKMERVNEVRELKKIGCSNHEISRRTGLNRSTIRRYLDENFNPVHASYGKKKNGKLTPYIKEIDECLEKGIMGSEIEKKIRGMGYDGSSSTVRQYITDWKRCRKLYYDRSREGGRKTETIERKNIFKLLYHPIENVKSISREQFERICNEYPCFEKIHSIIWEFKGLLTGKNVDALDKWMEKAKKLGIPEIDSFICGLERDLDAVRNAIKYEYSNGLVEGSINKLKVIKRVMYGRCSFETLRTKTLRLEKMRLLN from the coding sequence ATACCTGTTGTTGATAAGGAGAATGTAATAGCTGTCTGCATTGATGATTTCGCCATTAGGAAACGTGAAAGCTATGGAACAATTATGGTGGATATCTCCAAACGTCAAATAATTGATATGATTAACTCAAGAGATTATGAAACTGTCTGCAAGTGGCTAAAAACATACCCAAATCTTCATGTGGTATCGAGAGACGGGTCTGTCACCTATAATAATGCAATTGCAGATGCACATCCGGGGGCTTTACAAATAAGTGATCGTTTTCACTTACTGAAGAATCTGACCTCATATGGGAAGGAGTATCTAAAAAAGAAGCTAAAGCCACAAATCTTAATACAAGCGGTTAGTCAGGAAACTTCCAATGAAGGAACAGGAACAATTAAACAGGCAGATGAAAATAGAAAACTTACATTAAAAGAGAAATATGAGCGGATAGAACAACTTCTAGCAGCAGGAAAGTGCAAAACAGCAATCTGCCAAAGCATAAATATGGATATACGGGCTTATGATAGGCTGATGTCAATGACGCCCGAAGAAAGAGAATCTTCATTTCAAACAAAGATGATGACCGTGCACGAAGAGAAAGTGAAACAAAAAATGGAACGTGTGAATGAAGTGCGTGAGTTAAAGAAAATAGGTTGTAGCAATCATGAGATATCCAGACGTACTGGACTTAATAGATCAACAATTCGGAGATATCTTGATGAAAACTTTAATCCAGTCCATGCTTCCTATGGCAAAAAGAAAAACGGGAAACTAACACCATACATAAAAGAAATTGATGAATGTCTTGAGAAAGGGATTATGGGTTCTGAGATTGAAAAAAAGATACGTGGGATGGGATATGATGGTTCATCATCAACTGTGCGGCAGTACATAACAGATTGGAAAAGGTGTAGAAAATTATATTACGATAGAAGTAGAGAAGGTGGAAGAAAAACGGAAACAATTGAAAGAAAAAATATTTTTAAGCTATTATACCACCCAATAGAGAATGTGAAGTCAATCAGCCGGGAACAATTTGAAAGGATATGCAATGAATATCCTTGTTTTGAAAAGATACATAGTATAATATGGGAATTTAAAGGACTTCTCACTGGTAAAAATGTTGACGCACTCGATAAATGGATGGAGAAAGCAAAAAAGCTAGGTATACCGGAAATAGACAGTTTTATATGTGGACTTGAACGGGATTTGGATGCCGTGAGGAATGCGATAAAATATGAATATAGCAATGGGCTTGTAGAAGGGAGTATTAATAAACTGAAGGTAATAAAACGAGTTATGTATGGGCGATGCAGTTTTGAAACATTAAGAACCAAAACTCTCCGGCTTGAAAAAATGCGATTGCTCAACTAA
- a CDS encoding glutamine synthetase family protein, whose translation MKKCDCSTNSGKNRFYCSIKNPDGSVFWGDTREILKSVVNKFSQKGYTCMIGAECEFYLFKTDENGEPTTKPFDNGGYLDVSPLDKGENVRREICLCLEEMGIRPETSHHEQGPGQNEIDFKFSDAVNSADNLITFKQVVRSIAARNGLFASFAPKPLPGKSGSGLHINISLMKNGQNIFRLGEKEDSKIPESFVAGVLQKITEITAFLNPIPNSYERLGYFEAPKYVSWSYGNRSQLVRIPAAQKDRRRMELRSPDPATNPYLAFALVIGAGMYGIENNLELPESINVDLYSADESITGKLPRLPENLEEALRLAEKSDLVRSILNERVIERFVELKTKELKEYDRAEDKYGHFIENYFRVI comes from the coding sequence TTGAAAAAATGCGATTGCTCAACTAACTCTGGAAAGAACCGGTTTTACTGCAGCATAAAGAACCCTGACGGCAGTGTTTTCTGGGGTGATACCAGGGAGATTCTCAAGTCGGTGGTAAATAAATTTTCACAAAAAGGGTACACATGCATGATAGGTGCCGAATGCGAATTTTATCTGTTTAAGACCGACGAAAACGGAGAACCTACTACAAAACCCTTTGACAACGGTGGTTATCTTGATGTTTCACCCCTTGATAAAGGTGAAAATGTAAGGCGCGAGATTTGCCTGTGCCTTGAAGAAATGGGGATTAGGCCTGAAACATCACATCATGAGCAGGGACCCGGTCAGAATGAGATAGATTTCAAATTTTCAGACGCCGTAAACAGTGCGGACAATCTTATTACTTTCAAACAGGTGGTAAGGAGTATAGCGGCAAGGAACGGACTGTTTGCTTCGTTTGCTCCGAAACCACTGCCCGGTAAAAGCGGCAGCGGTCTTCATATAAATATTTCACTGATGAAAAACGGACAGAATATATTCAGGCTGGGTGAAAAAGAAGATTCCAAAATACCCGAATCTTTTGTCGCAGGCGTCCTTCAGAAGATAACCGAAATCACCGCATTTTTAAATCCCATACCCAACTCTTACGAACGTTTGGGTTATTTTGAAGCACCGAAATATGTTTCATGGTCTTATGGCAACCGGTCACAGCTCGTGCGCATTCCTGCCGCTCAAAAGGACAGGAGGCGTATGGAGCTGAGGTCTCCCGATCCTGCCACAAATCCGTATCTTGCCTTTGCGCTTGTAATAGGAGCGGGAATGTATGGGATTGAGAACAATCTGGAATTGCCGGAAAGCATAAACGTGGATCTTTATTCGGCGGATGAGAGTATTACAGGTAAACTTCCGAGGTTGCCGGAGAACCTGGAAGAAGCTTTGAGACTTGCCGAAAAATCCGACCTTGTAAGAAGTATATTAAACGAACGGGTGATTGAAAGATTTGTAGAGCTAAAGACAAAAGAACTGAAGGAATACGACCGGGCTGAGGATAAGTATGGGCATTTTATTGAAAATTATTTCAGGGTGATTTAG
- a CDS encoding chemotaxis protein CheW — protein MADIQTSIVTEDKDTQEGRYLIFSIDDESYGIEIRYVTEIIGIQTITGVPELPDYVKGIINLRGKIIPVMDVRLRFKKEPREYSDRTCIIVVDIMGMSVGLIVDSVSEVVTINEADISELPYIRQGYQNHYVKKIGKISDEVRLLLDCEKLLTDEDVESLNEVL, from the coding sequence ATGGCGGATATTCAGACCAGTATCGTGACGGAAGACAAAGATACCCAGGAAGGAAGGTACCTGATATTTTCAATAGATGATGAAAGCTACGGTATAGAAATCCGGTATGTAACCGAAATCATCGGGATTCAGACAATAACCGGGGTACCTGAACTGCCTGATTATGTAAAGGGTATCATTAATTTAAGGGGAAAAATTATTCCTGTAATGGACGTGCGGCTGAGGTTCAAAAAGGAACCAAGAGAATACAGCGACAGGACCTGTATTATCGTTGTGGATATAATGGGGATGTCGGTGGGACTTATTGTTGACAGCGTGTCTGAGGTGGTCACTATAAATGAAGCTGACATTTCTGAACTGCCGTATATCAGGCAGGGATATCAGAATCACTACGTTAAGAAAATAGGAAAAATAAGCGATGAAGTCAGGCTTCTTCTTGACTGCGAGAAATTGCTGACAGATGAAGATGTTGAAAGTTTAAATGAAGTTTTATGA
- a CDS encoding ANTAR domain-containing response regulator, whose product MDSALIISGSDKIAMSLAEMLAQASVTEVTTVSNGGEARRMLIERDFDLYIINTPLPDEFGESLALSIATKEISVVILIVKAELMDEVSDRVEDYGVITLGRPLSRALFWNALKLASATHKKLKAIHNENKKLIQKIEDLRVIDRAKCILISRFSMTEPEAHRFIEKQAMDMRITRRKVAEKILRVYEN is encoded by the coding sequence ATGGATAGTGCGCTTATAATATCAGGTTCAGATAAAATTGCCATGTCTCTGGCGGAGATGCTGGCACAGGCGTCTGTGACGGAAGTCACCACCGTGTCGAACGGCGGAGAAGCAAGGAGGATGCTGATAGAAAGGGATTTTGATCTATATATTATAAATACGCCGTTGCCCGATGAATTTGGAGAGAGTCTTGCATTAAGCATCGCAACAAAGGAAATAAGCGTAGTTATTCTAATAGTAAAGGCTGAACTGATGGATGAAGTTTCAGACAGAGTGGAGGATTATGGCGTCATTACATTGGGACGGCCTCTGAGCAGGGCACTGTTCTGGAATGCACTGAAACTTGCTTCTGCAACTCATAAAAAGCTTAAAGCAATACATAATGAAAATAAGAAACTCATTCAAAAAATAGAAGACCTGCGTGTTATAGACAGGGCAAAATGTATTCTGATTTCGCGTTTTTCAATGACCGAGCCAGAAGCGCACAGATTTATAGAAAAACAGGCAATGGATATGCGGATAACAAGAAGGAAAGTCGCGGAAAAGATACTGAGAGTTTATGAAAATTAA
- a CDS encoding chemotaxis protein CheA encodes MPGIFNALDFTASILAALSGSLIAGRYEFELNYLISFIRPRKYFIYVIYVVYLLALNGKSKYVDISIILMFKILWTVKKMADLFSNDAMLEMFLFEASQLLEQLEQVVLSCETRQHYSEEDINEIFRIMHTIKGSSSMMMFNGIAALSHAIEDLFSYIRKEKPEKYFSSDLNDLILTCIDFIKIELEKIRNKDNVDGDPSELVEKIKSFLAQLKERGFNVPEEKNEEVINYFKAVLYFEDGCEMENIRAFAVVHNLEKIAYKLVYYPADIIENEKSVETIRREGFQIFIKTDRSKEEIQEQLVQTVFLRKLQLPVVDEKAFAESLQDRENGELVLSENSVKKQEENATAETEDGGKTAQVEKSHTETEQKQNVGDHHSTSSAQSYISVSVAKLDRLMDLVGEMVIAEAMVIQNPDLQGLELANFHKAATQLSKITSEIQDIVMSVRMVPLAATFQRMNRIVRDMCRKLNKEVQLEIIGEETEVDKNIIERITDPLMHLVRNAVDHGIETAEEREAMGKGRVGKITIEAKNVGSDVHIIVKDDGRGLNKEKILKKARENNLLTTDEDSLSDSEIYRLILLPGFSTSDKVTEFSGRGVGMDVVAKNIEAIGGSISIESEKNKGTQITLAIPLTLAIIDGMNIQVGKSTFTIPTISIQESFRPRDEKVIVDPDGNEMIMVRGECYPVLRLHKFFGIETEVTNISDGIIIMISQDERNICVFADRLLGQQQVVVKSLPEYIKRFKKISGISGCTLLGDGSISLILDIANLVHNK; translated from the coding sequence ATGCCTGGGATTTTTAATGCTCTGGATTTCACAGCGTCAATTCTGGCTGCATTAAGCGGAAGCCTAATAGCCGGCCGGTACGAATTTGAGCTGAATTACCTGATATCCTTCATCAGACCCAGGAAATATTTTATTTATGTGATTTATGTTGTATATTTATTAGCTCTTAATGGCAAGTCGAAATATGTCGATATTAGTATCATATTAATGTTTAAAATACTTTGGACGGTGAAGAAAATGGCGGATCTTTTTTCAAATGATGCCATGCTGGAAATGTTCCTTTTTGAAGCTTCTCAGTTGCTGGAACAGCTTGAGCAGGTTGTTTTGTCATGTGAAACAAGGCAGCATTATTCCGAAGAGGACATAAATGAAATTTTCAGAATAATGCATACCATAAAAGGATCCTCTTCAATGATGATGTTCAACGGAATAGCGGCGCTGTCCCACGCCATTGAGGATCTGTTTTCCTATATACGCAAGGAAAAGCCCGAAAAATATTTTTCCTCGGATTTGAATGATTTAATTCTTACTTGTATAGACTTCATTAAAATTGAGCTGGAAAAAATAAGAAACAAGGATAATGTTGACGGAGACCCTTCCGAACTTGTGGAAAAGATCAAAAGTTTTCTTGCGCAGTTGAAAGAGAGAGGATTTAACGTTCCTGAGGAAAAGAATGAGGAAGTAATTAATTATTTCAAAGCCGTCCTTTATTTTGAAGACGGCTGTGAAATGGAAAACATAAGAGCATTCGCGGTTGTTCACAACCTTGAAAAAATCGCATATAAGCTTGTTTATTATCCGGCTGACATTATTGAGAATGAAAAAAGCGTTGAAACGATCCGTCGCGAAGGGTTCCAAATATTTATTAAAACCGACAGGTCGAAGGAAGAAATACAGGAGCAGCTGGTGCAGACCGTATTTTTAAGGAAACTGCAACTGCCGGTTGTTGATGAAAAAGCGTTTGCTGAAAGCCTTCAGGATCGGGAAAACGGTGAATTAGTTCTGTCTGAAAATTCTGTAAAAAAACAGGAGGAAAATGCCACGGCTGAAACTGAAGACGGAGGGAAAACTGCACAGGTTGAAAAAAGCCATACAGAGACCGAGCAAAAACAGAATGTCGGCGATCATCACAGCACGTCATCAGCGCAGAGTTATATAAGCGTCAGCGTGGCAAAACTGGACAGACTGATGGATCTTGTAGGCGAAATGGTTATAGCCGAGGCGATGGTAATACAAAATCCCGATTTGCAGGGATTAGAGCTTGCGAACTTCCATAAGGCGGCAACCCAGCTGAGTAAAATAACCAGTGAAATTCAGGATATCGTAATGTCGGTAAGAATGGTGCCGCTGGCGGCCACTTTCCAGAGAATGAACCGAATTGTAAGGGATATGTGCAGAAAGCTTAACAAGGAGGTTCAGCTCGAAATAATAGGGGAAGAAACAGAGGTGGACAAAAACATTATTGAACGGATAACAGATCCCCTGATGCACCTTGTAAGAAACGCCGTAGACCATGGAATAGAAACTGCTGAGGAAAGAGAAGCAATGGGTAAAGGCAGGGTAGGGAAAATAACCATCGAAGCCAAAAATGTGGGCAGTGACGTACATATTATCGTTAAAGACGACGGAAGGGGCCTGAACAAGGAGAAGATACTTAAGAAGGCCAGGGAAAATAATCTGCTTACAACCGATGAAGACAGCTTGTCGGATTCGGAGATATACAGACTTATACTCCTGCCCGGTTTTTCAACAAGTGATAAAGTGACTGAATTTTCAGGCCGCGGCGTTGGAATGGACGTTGTAGCGAAAAACATTGAGGCAATTGGCGGAAGTATTTCCATAGAAAGCGAAAAAAACAAGGGAACACAGATAACCCTTGCCATACCGCTTACTCTGGCGATTATTGACGGAATGAATATACAGGTGGGAAAATCCACTTTTACGATACCTACCATTTCAATACAGGAATCGTTCAGACCCAGGGATGAAAAAGTGATTGTGGATCCCGACGGTAACGAGATGATTATGGTACGGGGGGAATGCTACCCTGTATTGAGACTCCACAAGTTTTTCGGGATAGAGACCGAAGTAACGAATATTTCGGACGGTATAATTATTATGATTTCGCAGGATGAAAGGAACATATGTGTTTTTGCCGACAGACTGCTGGGCCAGCAACAGGTAGTGGTGAAATCCTTGCCTGAATATATAAAAAGATTTAAGAAAATTAGCGGCATATCCGGCTGTACCTTGCTGGGGGACGGAAGTATAAGCCTTATACTGGATATTGCCAATCTTGTTCATAACAAATAA
- the asnB gene encoding asparagine synthase (glutamine-hydrolyzing), which produces MCGIAGFCNLNTDYTRNSEYWHQILVDMRKSVSHRGCDNTGEYLRRNVGLGHTRLAIRDLCFGAQPIVRNISGKEYVIVYNGEIYNTDELTPELKREGFVFETTTDTEVILYAYIHHGIDFVSRLNGIFAFAIWDEACERLVLYRDRLGVKPLFYTIKDDTLVFGSEIKALFCFPAVKPEIDIEGLREIFGVGPARTPGNGVFKGINEIKPGHYAVFSKEGFNVKRYWELESRPHTDSYEETVDKVSFLVRDAVKRQMVSDVPVCSFLSGGIDSSIVTAVASGYLSGFGLKLNTFSFDFKDNGIYFKSNSFQPERDRPYVDIMLSEYNLNHTYLECDECLLADLLFDVVDAKDLPGMADIDASLLYFCRLVKAHNKVALTGECADEIFGGYPWFYRNELLWTDGFPWSRDISARTLLLTDDFVKELNLHEYVSERYSDSLKSVPFLEGESPADKRRREITYLNIKWFMQTLLDRMDRASMYSGLEARVPFADHRIIEYVFNVPWDMKLKDGVEKSLLRESCKDLLPRKLLYRKKSPYPKTYHPNYERLLSQMFTDILNDPNSPIVSLVDKNKAMIFLKSPSEYGKPWFGQLMAAPQLLAYMIQVNYWLEKYSLL; this is translated from the coding sequence ATGTGCGGAATTGCAGGTTTTTGTAATTTAAACACCGATTATACCCGTAACAGTGAATACTGGCATCAAATTCTTGTTGATATGAGAAAGTCTGTTTCACACCGCGGATGTGACAATACCGGTGAATATCTGAGAAGAAATGTCGGGCTTGGCCATACCCGCCTGGCAATAAGGGATTTATGTTTCGGGGCGCAGCCTATTGTCAGAAACATCAGCGGGAAAGAATACGTAATTGTTTATAACGGAGAAATCTACAATACCGACGAATTAACGCCTGAGCTGAAAAGAGAGGGATTTGTTTTTGAAACCACAACCGACACCGAAGTAATTCTATATGCTTATATTCATCACGGCATTGATTTCGTAAGCAGGCTTAACGGTATCTTCGCCTTTGCAATCTGGGACGAGGCTTGTGAAAGACTGGTATTGTATCGTGACCGGCTTGGCGTAAAACCGTTATTCTATACTATAAAGGATGATACGCTGGTCTTCGGATCCGAAATAAAGGCCCTTTTCTGCTTCCCGGCAGTAAAACCTGAAATAGACATTGAAGGTCTGAGGGAAATTTTCGGTGTCGGCCCTGCAAGAACGCCTGGAAATGGTGTCTTTAAGGGTATAAATGAGATAAAACCCGGGCATTACGCTGTTTTTTCAAAAGAAGGTTTTAATGTCAAAAGGTATTGGGAGCTTGAAAGCCGTCCGCATACAGACAGCTATGAAGAAACGGTGGATAAGGTTTCATTTCTCGTCAGGGATGCGGTTAAAAGACAGATGGTTTCGGATGTTCCGGTTTGCAGTTTTCTTTCAGGTGGTATAGACTCAAGTATTGTAACTGCAGTAGCTTCGGGCTACTTGTCCGGATTTGGCTTGAAACTGAATACTTTTTCCTTTGACTTCAAAGACAACGGTATCTACTTTAAGTCCAATTCCTTTCAGCCCGAACGTGACAGACCTTATGTGGATATTATGTTATCGGAATATAATCTTAACCATACATATCTTGAATGTGACGAATGCCTTCTGGCCGATTTGCTTTTCGACGTGGTTGATGCAAAGGATCTGCCGGGTATGGCCGATATCGATGCGTCGCTTTTGTATTTCTGCAGGCTGGTGAAAGCCCATAATAAAGTTGCGTTAACCGGTGAGTGCGCTGATGAAATTTTCGGCGGCTATCCGTGGTTTTACAGAAATGAACTTTTATGGACTGACGGTTTTCCGTGGTCAAGGGATATATCGGCCAGAACATTGCTATTGACGGATGATTTTGTAAAAGAACTTAATCTTCATGAATATGTTTCCGAAAGATATTCGGATTCATTAAAATCGGTTCCCTTTCTGGAAGGCGAAAGCCCGGCGGATAAAAGGCGCAGGGAAATTACTTATCTGAACATAAAGTGGTTCATGCAAACACTGCTTGACAGGATGGACAGGGCAAGCATGTACTCGGGGCTTGAGGCGAGAGTGCCGTTTGCAGACCACAGAATAATTGAATATGTATTTAACGTTCCGTGGGACATGAAGCTTAAAGACGGGGTGGAAAAGTCCCTTTTACGTGAGTCGTGCAAGGATCTGTTGCCCCGTAAGCTTCTGTACCGTAAAAAAAGCCCGTATCCAAAGACATATCATCCAAATTATGAAAGATTGCTTTCACAAATGTTTACCGATATTTTAAATGATCCGAATTCTCCGATTGTTTCGCTGGTAGATAAGAACAAAGCCATGATATTTCTGAAATCTCCGTCTGAATACGGAAAACCGTGGTTCGGACAGTTAATGGCGGCTCCGCAGCTTTTAGCTTATATGATACAGGTAAATTACTGGCTTGAGAAATATTCTCTTCTTTAA
- a CDS encoding CTP synthase, with amino-acid sequence MTKFIFVTGGVVSGLGKGITAASLGRLLKQRGLKVAAQKLDPYINVDPGTMNPFQHGEVFVTDDGAETDLDLGHYERFIDEDLTKFSNLTAGKVYWNVLNRERTGGYLGQTVQVIPHITGEIINFIYSGAEKSGADVLITEIGGTTGDIESQPFLEAARQIYLEKGHENCLFIHVTLVPYLKGSNEHKSKPTQHSVKELRSMGISPNIIVARTDEPFDESIKAKISLFCNVKPDCVIENLTLPCIYEAPLVLHENGLDEVVCRELGLKTDKPDLTEWRDLINKINSRDKEVTIAIVGKYVKFHDAYLSIIESLNHAGFDTGTKVNIKWIESETVTEQNVDEKLNDVSGIIIPGGFGDRGIEGKIAACRYARENNIPYLGICLGMQIAVIEFARNVCGLKGAHSTEFDLNTPHPVIDLMEQQIGITQKGGTMRLGAYPCKTREGTKIRQLYRKELISERHRHRYEFNNAYRKIITENGMKICGTSPDENLVEAIELPGNNFFIGVQYHPEFKSRPNKPHPLFVGLVEAALEFRKGKK; translated from the coding sequence ATGACTAAATTTATATTCGTAACAGGCGGAGTTGTGTCAGGGCTTGGAAAAGGGATTACTGCCGCAAGTCTGGGAAGGCTTCTGAAACAAAGAGGTTTAAAGGTTGCGGCACAGAAACTGGATCCGTATATAAATGTAGATCCCGGAACAATGAACCCCTTTCAGCATGGTGAAGTGTTCGTGACCGATGACGGCGCTGAAACCGATTTGGATTTGGGACATTACGAGAGGTTTATTGATGAAGATTTGACCAAGTTTTCAAATCTTACTGCCGGAAAGGTTTACTGGAATGTACTGAACCGTGAGCGTACAGGTGGTTATCTGGGGCAAACCGTTCAGGTTATCCCGCATATTACAGGGGAAATCATCAATTTCATATACAGCGGAGCGGAAAAGAGCGGGGCTGATGTATTGATTACCGAAATCGGCGGTACGACAGGGGATATTGAAAGCCAGCCTTTTCTTGAAGCAGCAAGACAGATCTATCTTGAAAAGGGGCATGAGAACTGCCTTTTTATTCATGTTACGCTTGTTCCGTATTTGAAAGGTTCAAATGAGCATAAATCAAAACCCACGCAGCATTCGGTGAAAGAACTGCGGTCCATGGGAATTTCGCCGAATATCATTGTTGCACGAACCGATGAACCTTTTGATGAAAGCATAAAAGCAAAGATTTCTTTATTTTGCAATGTCAAGCCCGACTGCGTGATTGAGAACCTTACCCTTCCGTGCATATATGAGGCACCGCTGGTATTGCATGAAAACGGCCTGGACGAGGTGGTATGCAGGGAGCTCGGGCTTAAAACTGATAAACCCGATTTGACGGAATGGAGGGATCTGATAAATAAGATTAACAGCCGGGATAAAGAGGTCACGATTGCTATTGTGGGCAAGTATGTGAAATTCCATGATGCATACCTGTCAATCATAGAAAGCCTTAACCATGCCGGATTTGATACAGGCACAAAAGTTAATATTAAATGGATAGAAAGCGAAACGGTAACCGAACAGAATGTGGATGAGAAATTGAATGATGTAAGCGGTATTATTATACCCGGCGGATTCGGAGACAGGGGAATAGAAGGCAAGATAGCGGCCTGCAGATATGCAAGGGAAAACAACATACCTTACCTCGGGATATGCCTTGGAATGCAAATAGCAGTTATCGAATTCGCGCGGAACGTTTGCGGGCTTAAGGGCGCCCATTCCACTGAATTTGATCTAAACACCCCGCATCCTGTTATTGATCTTATGGAACAGCAGATTGGAATTACGCAAAAGGGCGGTACAATGAGGCTGGGGGCTTATCCGTGCAAAACAAGGGAAGGAACAAAAATCAGGCAGTTATACCGGAAAGAATTAATCAGTGAAAGGCACCGCCACAGGTATGAATTCAACAATGCTTACAGAAAAATCATTACCGAGAACGGAATGAAAATATGCGGGACATCACCTGATGAAAATCTTGTGGAAGCAATTGAACTTCCCGGAAATAATTTTTTCATTGGTGTTCAATACCATCCCGAATTCAAGAGCCGCCCGAACAAACCCCATCCGCTGTTTGTGGGCCTTGTGGAAGCCGCTCTGGAGTTCCGGAAAGGGAAAAAATAA
- a CDS encoding MFS transporter — protein MNCMMNVRKRYAIRFFHNLIPAYVIERLFWEQRGMTVPMVVYTEIIYAFTVVLLEVPSGIIADKWGRKKLIIVSAFLGCCEFLILIYAREFIHFSLVVFLAGVGRAAGSGAENALLYDSLFSDGSEDSFEKCLGFLMLWISQRQFWLH, from the coding sequence ATGAACTGTATGATGAATGTCCGTAAACGGTATGCCATCCGTTTTTTTCACAACCTGATTCCGGCTTATGTAATAGAAAGGCTGTTCTGGGAACAACGGGGCATGACAGTCCCAATGGTGGTTTACACTGAAATCATATATGCGTTTACGGTTGTCCTGTTGGAGGTTCCGTCCGGTATTATTGCCGATAAATGGGGCAGAAAAAAGCTGATAATAGTAAGCGCATTCCTGGGATGTTGTGAATTTCTGATACTGATATACGCGAGAGAGTTCATTCACTTTTCGCTGGTGGTATTTCTGGCAGGGGTGGGACGCGCAGCCGGAAGTGGAGCAGAGAACGCTTTGCTTTATGATTCGCTTTTCTCAGATGGTTCCGAGGATTCTTTTGAAAAATGCCTGGGATTTTTAATGCTCTGGATTTCACAGCGTCAATTCTGGCTGCATTAA